A DNA window from Massilia putida contains the following coding sequences:
- a CDS encoding acyl-CoA dehydrogenase has product MSRSDTPRKAQFHWDDPLLLNEQLLDEERMVRDAAAAYCQDKLLPRVLEAFRHETTDPAIFREMGELGLLGPTIPEQYGGPGLNYVSYGLIAREVERVDSGYRSMMSVQSSLVMVPIYEFGNEETKQKYLPKLATGEWIGCFGLTEPNHGSDPGSMVTRARKVDGGYSLSGSKMWITNSPIADVFVVWAKDDEGQIRGFVLEKGWKGLSSPAIHGKVGLRASITGEIVMDEVFCPEENAFPEVRGLKGPFTCLNSARYGIAWGALGAAEDCWHRARQYVLDRKQFGKPLAANQLIQKKLADMQTEITLGLQGVLRLGRMKDEGTAAVEITSIMKRNSCGKSLDIARMARDMMGGNGISDEFGVARHLVNLEVVNTYEGTHDIHALILGRAQTGIAAF; this is encoded by the coding sequence ATGAGCCGTTCCGATACGCCCCGCAAAGCCCAGTTCCATTGGGATGACCCGTTGCTGCTGAACGAGCAGCTGCTCGACGAGGAGCGCATGGTGCGCGACGCCGCAGCGGCCTATTGCCAGGACAAGCTGCTGCCGCGCGTCCTGGAAGCCTTCCGCCACGAAACCACCGACCCGGCCATCTTCCGCGAGATGGGCGAACTCGGCCTGCTGGGCCCGACCATCCCCGAGCAATACGGCGGCCCCGGCCTGAACTACGTCAGCTACGGCCTGATCGCGCGCGAAGTCGAGCGCGTCGATTCCGGTTACCGCTCGATGATGAGCGTGCAGTCGTCGCTCGTGATGGTACCGATCTACGAATTCGGCAACGAAGAAACGAAACAGAAATACCTGCCGAAGCTGGCCACCGGCGAATGGATCGGCTGCTTCGGCCTGACCGAACCGAACCACGGCTCCGACCCGGGCTCGATGGTCACGCGCGCGCGCAAGGTCGACGGCGGCTATTCGCTCTCCGGCTCGAAGATGTGGATCACGAACTCGCCGATCGCCGACGTGTTCGTCGTCTGGGCCAAGGATGACGAAGGCCAGATCCGCGGCTTCGTGCTGGAAAAAGGCTGGAAAGGCCTCTCAAGCCCGGCCATCCACGGCAAGGTCGGCCTGCGCGCGTCGATCACGGGCGAGATCGTGATGGACGAGGTATTCTGCCCCGAAGAAAATGCCTTCCCCGAAGTGCGCGGCCTGAAGGGTCCGTTCACGTGCCTGAACTCGGCCCGCTACGGCATCGCCTGGGGCGCGCTGGGCGCCGCGGAAGACTGCTGGCACCGCGCGCGCCAGTACGTGCTGGACCGCAAGCAATTCGGCAAGCCGCTGGCCGCGAATCAGCTGATCCAAAAGAAGCTGGCCGACATGCAGACGGAAATCACGCTGGGCCTGCAAGGCGTGCTGCGCCTGGGCCGCATGAAGGACGAAGGCACCGCTGCGGTCGAGATCACGTCGATCATGAAGCGCAATTCCTGCGGCAAGTCGCTGGACATCGCGCGCATGGCCCGCGACATGATGGGCGGCAACGGCATCAGCGACGAATTCGGCGTGGCGCGTCACCTCGTCAACCTGGAAGTCGTCAACACGTATGAGGGGACGCATGACATCCACGCGCTGATCCTGGGGCGTGCTCAAACTGGCATTGCTGCATTCTGA
- a CDS encoding OmpW/AlkL family protein, with the protein MKVSSNVVKLLVAAGALAVAGSAAAQAKGQWAVSVGATQITPHVESGAITAPALPNSLGDVGKDTEPVIVVNYGITDNITGEFTFATPYKHSLYGAGAIAGTGELGTVQALPPTAFVQYRFFEPTAAFRPYVGLGVTYAYFYKETGSFRMTALTNPGGPATTFSIDNKWTVSGQVGAVWNFNQKWFLNAALVKTRLRTDVHFSTHQGQHMKLDPNSTVLTLGYKF; encoded by the coding sequence ATGAAAGTAAGTTCCAACGTCGTGAAACTGCTGGTGGCCGCAGGCGCGCTCGCCGTGGCGGGCAGCGCTGCGGCACAGGCCAAGGGGCAGTGGGCCGTGTCGGTCGGCGCCACCCAGATCACCCCGCACGTGGAAAGCGGTGCGATTACCGCGCCGGCCCTGCCGAACTCGCTGGGCGACGTCGGCAAGGACACGGAACCGGTGATCGTGGTCAACTACGGCATCACCGACAACATCACCGGCGAATTCACCTTCGCCACGCCGTACAAGCACAGCCTGTACGGCGCGGGCGCCATTGCCGGCACGGGCGAGCTGGGTACGGTGCAAGCCTTGCCGCCGACCGCGTTCGTGCAATACCGTTTCTTCGAGCCGACCGCGGCCTTCCGTCCTTACGTCGGCCTGGGCGTGACCTATGCCTACTTCTACAAGGAAACCGGCTCGTTCCGCATGACGGCGCTGACGAACCCGGGCGGTCCGGCGACGACGTTCAGCATCGACAACAAGTGGACCGTGTCGGGCCAGGTCGGCGCCGTCTGGAATTTCAATCAGAAATGGTTCCTCAACGCCGCGCTCGTGAAGACCCGCCTGCGTACCGACGTGCACTTCTCCACGCATCAGGGCCAGCACATGAAGCTGGATCCGAACTCGACCGTGCTGACGCTGGGCTACAAGTTCTGA
- a CDS encoding SGNH/GDSL hydrolase family protein, with protein sequence MRKTSFALALVTAAVLSACGGSSTSPRAGDQTPATKFSAQVSFGDSLSDVGTYAVGGVKALGGGKFTINGDNTSISPDLTGKNWTEFVAAQLKLPAPCPAQTGLQGDATKGFAVPVTFNTNCLNYAQGGSRVINPIGPGNAATGSPLGQTTVPVVTQIANHLAKSGGKFSGTELVTVLAGGNDILFLMGQLSASATAAGTTAGSQAFAVSLTTQLAAGATNPATAAQSIGLAIQTEAARAGHTDASVVQAAVTAAVMAGNTAAAQATVYGPMVDKAKADSLAAGQKAGADYLTANAAGVVTAMATAGGQLAALVKTQIVAKGANYVVVNNLPDVASTPSGRSQPAAVQSLIKTAVDAFNAQLKVGVANEPKVLYVDLWSVSHDEVINPAPYGLSNTSTPACGPNALGTTSLVCNAKNVIAGDVSHYMFADDVHPTPFENWLIARYVLEQMATKGWL encoded by the coding sequence ATGCGTAAGACCTCATTCGCGCTTGCACTGGTGACCGCCGCCGTCCTGTCGGCCTGCGGCGGCAGCAGCACCAGCCCCCGTGCCGGCGACCAGACCCCGGCCACTAAGTTCAGCGCCCAGGTATCGTTCGGCGACAGCCTGTCGGACGTCGGCACCTATGCCGTCGGCGGCGTGAAGGCACTGGGCGGTGGCAAGTTCACGATCAACGGCGACAACACGTCGATCAGCCCCGACCTCACGGGCAAGAACTGGACCGAATTCGTCGCAGCCCAACTGAAGCTGCCGGCCCCGTGCCCGGCCCAGACCGGCCTGCAGGGCGACGCGACCAAGGGCTTTGCCGTGCCCGTCACGTTCAACACCAACTGCCTGAACTATGCGCAAGGCGGCTCGCGCGTGATCAATCCGATCGGCCCCGGCAACGCGGCCACGGGCTCGCCGCTGGGCCAGACGACCGTACCGGTGGTGACGCAGATCGCGAACCACCTGGCGAAGAGCGGCGGCAAGTTCAGCGGCACCGAGCTGGTGACCGTCCTGGCCGGCGGTAACGACATCCTGTTCCTGATGGGCCAACTGTCGGCCAGCGCCACCGCCGCCGGCACCACGGCCGGCTCGCAAGCCTTCGCCGTCTCGCTGACGACGCAACTGGCCGCCGGTGCCACGAACCCGGCCACCGCGGCGCAATCGATCGGCCTGGCGATCCAGACTGAAGCGGCGCGTGCCGGCCACACCGACGCGTCCGTCGTGCAGGCCGCCGTCACCGCGGCCGTCATGGCCGGCAATACTGCGGCTGCCCAGGCCACCGTGTACGGCCCGATGGTCGACAAGGCCAAGGCCGATTCGCTGGCCGCCGGCCAGAAGGCGGGCGCCGACTACCTGACCGCCAATGCCGCGGGCGTCGTCACCGCGATGGCCACCGCGGGCGGCCAGCTGGCGGCCCTCGTCAAGACGCAGATCGTCGCCAAGGGCGCGAACTACGTCGTCGTGAACAACTTGCCGGACGTGGCTTCGACGCCGTCGGGCAGATCGCAGCCGGCTGCCGTCCAGTCCCTGATCAAGACGGCCGTCGATGCTTTCAACGCCCAGCTGAAGGTCGGCGTCGCGAACGAACCGAAGGTCCTGTACGTCGACCTGTGGAGCGTCAGCCACGACGAAGTCATCAACCCGGCGCCGTACGGCCTGTCGAACACGTCGACCCCGGCCTGCGGCCCGAACGCGCTGGGCACCACGTCGCTCGTCTGCAACGCGAAGAACGTGATCGCCGGCGACGTCAGCCACTACATGTTCGCCGACGACGTGCACCCGACCCCGTTCGAGAACTGGCTGATCGCACGCTACGTCCTCGAGCAGATGGCCACGAAGGGCTGGCTGTAA
- a CDS encoding alpha/beta hydrolase family protein yields the protein MRSLYTLACSLGLGYLLAACSGGTTAGGTPAGVTNPDPLPVATRGSLVGQAASVAVNVGGASLPTLTPTVLAGFLEAAQQGTLAVAGQPQCSVSVYRVHYNTIGGAGETTDATAAVFVPTGGGNSCSNSRPVVLYAHGTSLQKSYDMADIANNAEARLAAAVFAAQGFIVVAPNYTGYSGSSLGYHPYLDRIAQAADMIDALRAARTSFTAIGAKDSGKLMVTGYSQGGYVAMATQRAMQDLGTNEFNLTAASGMSGPYALARFGDDLFGGAPRNGATVIVPMIVNAAQHASAALYTTPSDIYEAQYASTIADLIPGSLGSSDLVGQGRLPATALFAVDSQPQTAGYTQYFGANNLIRTAYRNGYLADLASHPCDQSATAPLSCAPAHNLRKWLVRNDLRSYMPNVPTMLCGGHADPVVPFFNATSAASYFSARGSNVTLLDIDDTPGLNDPYRSAKAGFVAAKALLRAASGDDAVSSAYHAGLVAPFCMAATRDYFQSTLSH from the coding sequence ATGCGTTCCCTCTATACCCTGGCCTGCAGCCTGGGGCTTGGCTATTTGCTTGCCGCTTGCAGCGGCGGCACCACCGCCGGCGGCACGCCCGCCGGCGTCACGAATCCGGACCCGCTGCCCGTCGCGACGCGCGGCAGCCTCGTGGGGCAGGCCGCCTCCGTGGCCGTCAATGTCGGCGGCGCCAGTCTGCCCACCCTGACCCCCACCGTGCTGGCCGGCTTCCTCGAAGCGGCGCAGCAGGGCACCCTGGCCGTCGCGGGCCAGCCGCAGTGCTCGGTGTCCGTGTATCGCGTGCACTACAACACGATCGGCGGCGCCGGCGAAACGACGGACGCCACTGCCGCCGTCTTCGTGCCCACCGGCGGTGGCAACTCGTGCAGCAATTCGCGGCCCGTCGTGCTGTATGCGCACGGCACGTCGTTGCAAAAATCGTATGACATGGCCGACATTGCCAACAACGCAGAAGCGCGCCTGGCGGCGGCCGTGTTCGCGGCCCAGGGTTTCATCGTCGTCGCGCCGAACTATACGGGTTACAGCGGCTCTTCGCTCGGCTATCACCCTTACCTCGACCGCATCGCGCAGGCCGCCGACATGATCGACGCGCTGCGCGCCGCGCGCACCTCGTTCACGGCAATCGGCGCCAAGGATTCCGGCAAGCTGATGGTCACCGGCTATTCGCAAGGCGGCTATGTCGCGATGGCCACGCAGCGCGCCATGCAAGACCTGGGGACGAACGAGTTCAACCTGACGGCGGCGTCCGGCATGTCGGGCCCGTACGCGCTCGCCCGTTTCGGCGACGACCTGTTCGGCGGCGCGCCGCGCAATGGCGCCACCGTGATCGTGCCGATGATCGTCAATGCCGCCCAGCACGCCAGCGCCGCGCTGTACACGACACCGTCCGACATCTACGAGGCGCAGTATGCGTCCACGATTGCCGACCTGATTCCGGGCAGCCTCGGCAGCAGCGACCTCGTCGGCCAGGGCAGGCTGCCCGCGACCGCGTTGTTCGCCGTCGACTCGCAGCCGCAGACGGCCGGCTACACGCAGTATTTCGGCGCCAATAACCTGATCCGCACGGCTTACCGCAACGGCTATCTGGCCGACCTGGCGTCGCATCCGTGCGACCAGAGCGCGACGGCGCCGCTGTCCTGCGCGCCGGCCCACAACCTGCGCAAGTGGCTTGTACGCAACGATCTGCGCAGCTATATGCCGAACGTTCCGACGATGTTGTGCGGCGGCCATGCCGACCCGGTCGTGCCGTTTTTCAACGCGACATCGGCAGCGAGCTATTTCAGCGCACGCGGCAGCAATGTCACGCTGCTGGACATCGACGACACGCCCGGCCTGAACGACCCGTACCGCTCGGCCAAGGCCGGCTTCGTGGCGGCCAAGGCGCTCCTGCGCGCGGCCTCGGGCGACGACGCCGTGTCGTCGGCTTACCACGCCGGCCTCGTGGCGCCGTTTTGCATGGCCGCGACACGCGATTATTTTCAATCAACATTGTCACATTGA
- a CDS encoding L-threonylcarbamoyladenylate synthase: MNPAVTDDVIKAAARALEAGRLVALPTETVYGLGADAENPAAVAAIYAAKGRPQDHPVIVHVAPGADLDYWATDIPSEARQLADAFWPGPLTMILKRAPHIPDAVSGGQDTVGIRCPSHPVAIELLQAFKGGKGGVAAPSANKFGAVSPTTAQHVRDEFGDDIGEHGRIAFVLDGGQSEVGIESTIVDLSRLATHGPVLLRPGHISLDAIAAVIDQVPARPDAAAPRASGTLESHYAPHTPVAMQDTATLADTLSRLQGAGRKVALIHYSDLPATHAAVRLPASPEGFAHALYAALRAMDGASADVILVEAPPQDGPWSGVNDRLRRAAHGSTGIVHGLINNTTAL; the protein is encoded by the coding sequence GTGAATCCTGCCGTGACGGATGATGTGATCAAAGCCGCGGCGCGCGCGCTCGAGGCCGGCCGGCTCGTCGCGTTGCCGACGGAAACCGTGTACGGCCTCGGCGCCGATGCGGAAAATCCGGCCGCCGTGGCCGCGATCTATGCCGCCAAGGGCCGCCCGCAGGACCATCCCGTGATCGTGCACGTGGCCCCGGGCGCCGATCTGGACTACTGGGCCACCGATATTCCCTCGGAAGCGCGCCAGCTCGCCGACGCCTTCTGGCCCGGTCCGCTGACGATGATCTTGAAACGCGCGCCGCACATCCCGGACGCCGTCTCCGGCGGCCAGGACACGGTCGGCATCCGCTGCCCGTCGCATCCCGTCGCCATCGAACTGCTGCAGGCGTTCAAGGGCGGAAAGGGCGGCGTCGCCGCGCCGTCCGCGAACAAATTCGGCGCCGTCAGCCCGACGACGGCCCAGCACGTGCGCGACGAGTTCGGCGACGACATCGGCGAGCACGGCCGCATCGCGTTCGTGCTGGATGGCGGCCAGAGCGAGGTCGGCATCGAATCGACGATCGTGGATTTATCCCGTCTGGCGACGCACGGCCCCGTGCTGCTGCGTCCGGGCCATATCTCGCTTGACGCCATCGCGGCCGTGATCGACCAGGTGCCGGCGCGTCCCGACGCCGCGGCCCCGCGCGCGTCCGGCACGCTGGAATCGCATTACGCGCCGCATACGCCGGTCGCGATGCAGGACACGGCCACGCTGGCCGACACCTTGTCGAGGCTGCAAGGGGCAGGGCGCAAGGTCGCGCTCATTCACTATTCCGACCTGCCGGCCACGCATGCGGCCGTACGCCTGCCCGCGTCGCCCGAAGGCTTCGCGCACGCGCTGTACGCGGCGCTGCGGGCGATGGATGGGGCATCCGCCGACGTCATCCTCGTCGAGGCGCCGCCGCAGGATGGTCCATGGTCGGGCGTCAACGACCGCCTGCGCCGCGCCGCGCATGGTTCCACCGGCATCGTGCACGGGTTGATAAACAACACTACCGCGCTGTAA
- a CDS encoding 5-(carboxyamino)imidazole ribonucleotide synthase gives MKSRAYLPAAGEPAWLGVMGGGQLGRMFAHAAQAMGYRVAVLEPSDDCPAGQVAERLVEAGYEDAAGLDALAAQCVAVTTEFENVPAASLSRLAQQVFVAPNAHGVSVAQDRIAEKSFFVACADKSGVMPAPHKVIASDADIDAIADDLLPGILKTVRMGYDGKGQVRVRTRDDVRAAFESMGRVTCLLEKMLPLAYEVSVLTARGADGQSVVYPIAENVHRDGILFTTTVPGPNVSDECARKAQDAARVIVAELGYVGVLCIEFFVLADGSLIVNEMAPRPHNSGHYTMDACITSQFAQQVRAMAQLPLGDVRQHSPAVMLNILGDVWFDGNGEQERAREPAWDKVLALPGANLHLYGKTDPRRGRKMGHVTFVAPTLQEAQANVAQACAILGIAP, from the coding sequence ATGAAGTCCCGAGCCTATCTTCCGGCCGCCGGCGAACCGGCCTGGCTGGGCGTGATGGGCGGCGGCCAGCTGGGCCGCATGTTCGCCCACGCCGCGCAGGCGATGGGCTACCGCGTGGCCGTGCTGGAGCCGTCCGACGACTGCCCGGCCGGCCAGGTGGCCGAGCGCCTCGTCGAGGCCGGCTACGAAGACGCCGCCGGCCTGGATGCGCTGGCCGCGCAATGCGTGGCCGTCACGACGGAATTCGAAAACGTCCCGGCCGCCAGCCTGTCGCGCCTCGCGCAGCAGGTGTTCGTGGCGCCCAATGCGCACGGCGTGTCCGTCGCCCAGGACCGCATCGCGGAAAAATCCTTCTTCGTCGCCTGCGCGGATAAATCCGGCGTGATGCCGGCGCCGCACAAGGTGATCGCGAGCGATGCCGACATCGACGCCATCGCCGACGACCTGCTGCCCGGCATCCTGAAAACCGTGCGCATGGGTTACGACGGCAAGGGCCAGGTGCGCGTACGCACGCGCGACGACGTCCGCGCCGCGTTCGAGTCGATGGGCCGCGTGACCTGTCTGCTGGAAAAGATGCTGCCGCTCGCGTACGAGGTGTCCGTGCTGACGGCGCGCGGGGCGGATGGCCAGTCGGTCGTCTACCCGATCGCGGAGAACGTGCACCGCGACGGCATCCTGTTCACGACGACCGTACCGGGCCCGAACGTGTCCGATGAATGCGCGCGCAAGGCGCAGGATGCGGCGCGCGTCATCGTGGCAGAGCTCGGCTATGTCGGCGTGCTGTGCATCGAATTCTTCGTGCTGGCCGACGGCTCGCTCATCGTCAACGAAATGGCGCCGCGGCCGCACAACAGCGGCCACTACACGATGGACGCGTGCATCACGAGCCAGTTCGCCCAACAAGTCCGCGCGATGGCGCAATTGCCGCTGGGCGATGTGCGCCAGCATTCGCCGGCCGTCATGCTGAACATCCTGGGCGATGTGTGGTTCGACGGCAATGGTGAGCAAGAGCGGGCCCGCGAACCCGCGTGGGACAAGGTGCTGGCGCTGCCCGGCGCCAACCTGCACCTGTACGGCAAGACGGACCCGCGCCGCGGCCGCAAGATGGGGCATGTGACGTTCGTCGCGCCCACCTTGCAGGAAGCCCAGGCGAATGTCGCGCAAGCGTGCGCCATCCTCGGGATCGCGCCGTGA
- the purE gene encoding 5-(carboxyamino)imidazole ribonucleotide mutase, with product MADQNKPLVGVIMGSSSDWDVMQHACAMLKQFGVPFEAQVISAHRMPDEMFAYAESARRRGLRAIIAGAGGAAHLPGMVAAKTVVPVLGVPVPSKYLRGEDSLLSIVQMPKGVPVSTFAIGEAGAANAALTAIAIIATTDDTLAGQLEQFRQQQTAAAKAMTLPVND from the coding sequence ATGGCGGATCAGAACAAGCCCCTCGTGGGCGTGATCATGGGTTCCAGTTCCGACTGGGACGTGATGCAGCACGCCTGCGCCATGCTGAAGCAGTTCGGCGTGCCGTTCGAAGCGCAGGTGATCTCGGCGCACCGCATGCCGGACGAGATGTTCGCGTATGCGGAATCGGCGCGTCGCCGCGGCCTGCGCGCCATCATCGCCGGTGCCGGCGGTGCCGCGCACCTGCCGGGCATGGTGGCCGCGAAGACCGTCGTGCCGGTGCTGGGCGTGCCCGTGCCGTCGAAATACCTGCGCGGCGAAGACTCGCTGCTGTCGATCGTGCAGATGCCGAAAGGCGTGCCCGTGTCGACCTTCGCCATCGGCGAGGCCGGCGCCGCGAATGCCGCGTTGACGGCCATCGCCATCATCGCCACCACCGACGACACCCTGGCTGGCCAGCTGGAACAATTCCGCCAGCAACAGACCGCCGCCGCCAAGGCCATGACCCTGCCTGTGAACGACTGA
- a CDS encoding phosphoribosylaminoimidazolesuccinocarboxamide synthase gives MKSLYQSTISSLPLLGHGKVRDNYAVGDDKILIVTTDRLSAFDVVMNEPIPGKGMVLNQMSDFWFEKLGHIVPNHLTGVAPESVVAPEEVEQVKGRAVVAKRLKPILVEAVVRGYIIGSGWKDYQETGAVCGIQLPAGLRQADKLPEPLFTPAAKADLGEHDENISFADMEQRIGSELANKIRDISIQLYKTAADYAATRGIIIADTKFEFGLDENGVLHLMDEVLTADSSRFWPADSYAPGMSPPSFDKQFVRDYLETLKDWNKAPPAPPLPQDVIDRTQAKYFEAIERLTGEKLKV, from the coding sequence ATGAAAAGCCTCTACCAATCCACTATTTCCTCCCTGCCATTGCTGGGCCATGGCAAGGTCCGTGACAACTACGCCGTCGGCGACGACAAGATCCTCATCGTCACGACCGACCGCCTGTCGGCCTTCGACGTCGTCATGAACGAACCGATTCCCGGCAAGGGCATGGTGCTGAACCAGATGAGCGATTTCTGGTTCGAAAAACTCGGCCACATCGTGCCGAACCACCTGACCGGCGTCGCGCCGGAATCCGTGGTCGCACCCGAGGAAGTGGAGCAGGTGAAAGGCCGCGCCGTCGTCGCCAAGCGCCTGAAGCCGATCCTCGTCGAAGCCGTCGTGCGCGGCTACATCATCGGTTCGGGCTGGAAGGATTACCAGGAAACCGGCGCCGTCTGCGGCATCCAGTTGCCGGCCGGCCTGCGTCAGGCCGACAAGCTGCCCGAGCCACTGTTCACCCCGGCCGCGAAAGCCGACCTGGGCGAGCACGACGAGAACATCAGCTTCGCCGACATGGAACAGCGCATCGGTTCGGAACTGGCCAACAAGATCCGCGACATCAGCATCCAGCTGTACAAGACCGCCGCCGATTACGCGGCCACGCGCGGCATCATCATCGCCGACACCAAGTTCGAATTCGGCCTGGACGAAAACGGCGTGCTGCACCTGATGGACGAAGTCCTGACCGCCGATTCCTCCCGCTTCTGGCCCGCGGATTCGTACGCGCCGGGCATGTCGCCGCCGTCGTTCGACAAGCAGTTCGTGCGCGACTACCTGGAAACGCTGAAGGACTGGAACAAGGCCCCGCCGGCGCCGCCGCTGCCGCAGGACGTCATCGACCGGACCCAGGCCAAGTATTTCGAAGCCATCGAACGCCTGACGGGCGAGAAGCTGAAGGTGTAA